The following is a genomic window from Nitrospirota bacterium.
TCAATCGCTGCAACACTTTTAACATTAAAATAATTAAGCCCGTGTCCTGCATTAGCGCCAAGTCCCAGACTCAACGCATCTTTGACAGACCGCGCAACTTTTATAAGTTCCTTTTCCTGTTTACTGCCCTTTGCATTAGCATAAAGCCCTGTGTGTATCTCCACCATATCAGCGCCTGTTTCTTTGGATACGGCAATGTCATCAGTTGACGGATCTATAAAAAGGCTGACAGGTATCCCTGCGCCCTGAATCCTCCTGATTGTATTTTTAAGATTTGATTTCTGCCGTTTAACATCAAGCCCGCCCTCTGTTGTAAGCTCCTCTCGCTTCTCCGGCACCAGCGTCACCATATCAGGCTTTACCTTCAACGCAATGCCTATCATCTCTTTTGTAGCTGCCATCTCCAGATTTAACTCAACAGGAACGACTTCCCTTAATATCCTTAAATCCCTGTCATGTATATGCCGCCTGTCTTCCCTGAGATGAATTGTAATGCCGCCAGCTCCGCCCAATACCGCAAGCGTTGCAGCCATAACAGGGTCAGGCTCTATGCCTTTCCTTGCCTCTCTCACAGTAGCAACATGGTCAACGTTAACTCCAAGAATCATGCATCTCCCCCGCTCCAATTATAAATTTTAAATTAGTCTAACACAAAATCTCTTTCAATCAGTATCTGCTGCTCTTACGAGGGTTCCCCTTTTTTGTGTCCCATACCTGAAAACAGTAATGCCTTTGCATCCCTTATCATAAGCCAGCATAAAAGCCCTTTCAACATCTTCTCTTCTTGCCTTGTGCGGCATATTTATGGTCTTTGATACTGCATTGTCCGTGAATTTCTGGAAACACGCCTGCATTTCTATGTGATCCTCAAAGGGAATCTCATGAGCGGTCTTAAACAATCTTCTGACGTCATTTGGGATTTCTTTGATACCGTGAAGGCTGCCTCTGTTAATGACCTGCTCTTTTAATGTCTCTGAATAAAAACCTCTCTCCCTCGCAATATCAAAAAAATACCTGTTAAGCTCAAAGAGTTCCGTGTCCAGAACAAGTTTTTTGTATGCCAGCGCAAACAGCGGCTCTATACCGCTTAAGCAATCCGCAACCATAGACAGAGTTCCGGTCGGAGCTATTGTAGTTGTTGTTGCATTCCTCACACGGGGCATATCAGGCGCGTCATAGACAGAACCCTTGAAATTCGAAAAGACCCCGCGTTCGCGCGCCAGTTCTACAGATGCATTCTTCGACTCATCCCGCATAAATTTCATCACCATTTCTCCTAACTCAAATGCCTTTTTATGATTGTAAGGCAGTCCCATGAGTATTAACATATCAGCCCATCCCATAACGCCAAGCCCTATCTTCCTGTTGCCCTTGTGCATTGCCTCTATGGCAGGCAGAGGATATTTATTTACATCTATAGAATTATCCAGAAACCTCACAGCGGTTTTTATGTCTTTCGAAAGGCCATCAAAATCAATCTGTTTTTCAATGTCCTTTACTGTGAACTGTGAACTGTGAACTGTTGGCTGTCTTACATATTTTGAAAGGTTCAGCGACCCCAATATGCATGCCTCGTACGGAAGCAGAGGCTGTTCACCACATGGATTTGTGGACTCTATGCTGCCGACGTTTGGAGTCGGATTATCCCTGTTAATCCTGTCAATGAATATAAGCCCGGGGTCTCCTGTTTCCCATGCGCTCTCAACAATCTCCTTAAAAACATCATGCGCCTTTATCTTCCCGGCAACTGCCTCGCTCCTCGGATTTACAAGCTCATATTCTCCTTCATTTTTAAGGGCATCCATAAATGCATCTGTCACTGAAACCGAGATATTAAAGTTTGTTAATTCTCCCTCTGTCCTCTTTATACGGATAAAATCAAGGATATCAGGGTGGTCAATGCGGAGAATCCCCATATTAGCGCCCCGCCTTGCTCCTCCCTGCTTTATGACATCCGTTGCAATGTTATATATCTTCATAAAAGAGACAGGGCCGCTTGCGATGCCTCCTGTTGAATGGACCACATCAGACTTAGGCCTTAAGTGCGTAAATGAAAAACCGGTACCGCCGCCGCTTTGAAGTATCAATGCGGCATTTTTCAGGGTATCAAATATTGAATGCATTGAGTCATCCACAGGAAGCACAAAACATGCAGCAAGCTGTCCTATCTCTTTTCCTGCGTTCATAAGTGTCGGAGAATTCGGCAGGAATCTGAGGGATGTCATCAACTCGTAAAATTTCTCTTCCCATTCGGCAGCATTGCCGCCGTACTGAGTCTCGGCAGCCGCAATAGTCCTTGCAACCCTCCTGAACATCCCTTCAGGAGTTTCTATAACCTCCCCTCTTTCGTCCTTGAGGAGATACCTTGCCTTAAGCGCTTTAAGAGCATTTTCAGTCAGATTCATAAGAACATTATAGCAGAAAAAATTTCTGTTATAGAGTCGGGGAAATTGTTTAATTGTTAAGTTGAATCTTTATATAAGCCTTTGATCTTAAATCCTCAATATGCTTTTTCAGCCTTATATTGACCTCTTTTTCAACGAGATATTCCTCAATCTTTTCCCTTGCATCGTCGAACTCAGCCTTGCCGAATTCTTTTCTGTTTTTATCGTAGAATTCCCTCAGATCGTCCTCTGTTATTTTTATAAATGTCTTAAGCTTTAACTCAATATACTCCCTGATAGACTCATCCGTATTAGCTCCCTCTATACGCAGCTTCTTTGCCTCGCGCAAAAGGAGCATCCTGTTTATCTTCGTGTTCAACACCTCTTCTTTTTTTATATCAGGCCTCAGTTTTGCCGCAGCCTTGTAATTCTCATCAAGTTCGCTAAGGGTTATTGCTTTGTCATCAACAAAAGCAACCACCCTGTCAACTACCTCTGCGAAAACAAACGGCAGATTGAGGGCCAGCAAAAATGCACAGCCTAAAAATAGAGAGACTTTAGTTCCTTTCATTTTATACTCTTAATTTTACATCAAAAAATTGAATATTTTCCATGCCCTCATGTATTATATGGGTCAGGATACGAAGATAATTTGAGGAGAAAACTAAATATGAGCAAAATCCTAAAACTCGGTATTCCCAAGGGAAGCCTTCAGGAGTCAACATTAAAACTTTTCAGAAAGGCAGGATACCACATCTCGGTATCAAGCCGTTCCTACTATCCGTCCTTTGACGACATTGAAGTTGAGGCAATGCTGATAAGGGCGCAGGAAATGGCAAGATATGTTGAGGGCGGAATACTTGACTGCGGACTTACAGGCAAAGACTGGATACTGGAGCAGAATGCCGACGTGCATGAGGTTGCGGAACTCATCTATGCAAAGGAAGGCCTCAGGCCCGTAAAATGGGTCATTGCCGTGCCGAATGACTCAAAGATAAAAAGCGTAAAAGGCTTGAACGGCAAACGCATTGCAACAGAGCTTGTAGGGTTTACGAAGAGATACCTCAAGGCAAAAGGGATAAAGGCAGAGGTTGATTTTTCATGGGGCGCAACAGAGGTGAAACCGCCCTACCTTGCCGACGCCATAGTCGAGCTGACAGAGACAGGCACGTCTTTAAGGGCCAATAATCTGAGAATCGTTGAAACCATTCTTGAGTCAAGCACAAGATTCATTGCAAACAAAAAGGCGTGGCAGGACAAGTGGAAAAAACAAAAGATGCAAAATATTGTCATGCTACTGAAAGGCGCATTGTCTGCCGAGGAGAAAGTCGGGCTTAAGATGAATGTCACTGAGAGATCATTTAAACGCGTAATGAGCCTTCTTTCTGCCATGCACTCGCCGACCATATCTGCGCTTTCAGATAAGGGGTGGTATGCCCTTGAAGTGATAATTGACGAGAAAGTTGTGCGGGATATTATCCCGAAACTAAAGACTGCGGGAGCGTCAGGCATAGTGGAGTATCAGTTGAACAAAGTGATACCGTAGTGCATTTTTTGTCCCAAAACTGTCATTCCGTGCTTGACACGGAATCCAGTTCCTTTCCTCTGGATTCCTGCTTTCGCAGGAATGACAGTTAAAGGAATTTTTTAGATGAAAAAGATACGCATAAAGAGCCTTGTCAGTCCGGACATCCGCAATCTCAGAGCGTATAATGCAAAAGAGATTCCATGCAGGGTGAAGCTTGATGCGAATGAAAGCCCTTATGGTTTTGATATTACTGATGAAATCTTAAAATCAATTAAAACCAACCGCTATCCTGACCCTGAGGCAAAAACTCTAAAAAAAATTATCGCAAAAAATCTGAGGCTGAATCCCGAGAATATCCTTTTTGGAAACGGCTCTGATGAGCTTATATATTATCTCATAACTGTCTTCGGCGGGCCTGTCCTGTATCCTGTTCCCACGTTTTCAATGTACGGCATTATCTCTCAGGCGCTCGGAGAAAAAAGAATAGAAGTTCCGCTGGATGATGAATTTGACCTAAATATGGAAGAGATTTTAAGCGTAATTAAAAAAAATAAGCCGACTCTTATATTCCTGAGTTCTCCAAATAATCCCACAGGCAACTGTTTTTCTTCGGAAAGAATCCTGAAAATAATCGCCGACTCTAAAGGCCTTGTTATTGTTGACGAGGCATATCAGCCGTTTTCCAGCGAGAGAGGTTTTCTGCCGATGTTAAACGACTATAAAAATCTCGTGATTCTCAGAACCATGAGCAAGATAGGCTTTGCAGGATTGCGGGTAGGCTTTAT
Proteins encoded in this region:
- a CDS encoding ATP phosphoribosyltransferase, whose translation is MSKILKLGIPKGSLQESTLKLFRKAGYHISVSSRSYYPSFDDIEVEAMLIRAQEMARYVEGGILDCGLTGKDWILEQNADVHEVAELIYAKEGLRPVKWVIAVPNDSKIKSVKGLNGKRIATELVGFTKRYLKAKGIKAEVDFSWGATEVKPPYLADAIVELTETGTSLRANNLRIVETILESSTRFIANKKAWQDKWKKQKMQNIVMLLKGALSAEEKVGLKMNVTERSFKRVMSLLSAMHSPTISALSDKGWYALEVIIDEKVVRDIIPKLKTAGASGIVEYQLNKVIP
- a CDS encoding pyridoxine 5'-phosphate synthase, whose translation is MILGVNVDHVATVREARKGIEPDPVMAATLAVLGGAGGITIHLREDRRHIHDRDLRILREVVPVELNLEMAATKEMIGIALKVKPDMVTLVPEKREELTTEGGLDVKRQKSNLKNTIRRIQGAGIPVSLFIDPSTDDIAVSKETGADMVEIHTGLYANAKGSKQEKELIKVARSVKDALSLGLGANAGHGLNYFNVKSVAAIEGLRGLYIGHSIISRAVLVGMERAVREMKELMI
- a CDS encoding adenosylcobalamin-dependent ribonucleoside-diphosphate reductase; this encodes MNLTENALKALKARYLLKDERGEVIETPEGMFRRVARTIAAAETQYGGNAAEWEEKFYELMTSLRFLPNSPTLMNAGKEIGQLAACFVLPVDDSMHSIFDTLKNAALILQSGGGTGFSFTHLRPKSDVVHSTGGIASGPVSFMKIYNIATDVIKQGGARRGANMGILRIDHPDILDFIRIKRTEGELTNFNISVSVTDAFMDALKNEGEYELVNPRSEAVAGKIKAHDVFKEIVESAWETGDPGLIFIDRINRDNPTPNVGSIESTNPCGEQPLLPYEACILGSLNLSKYVRQPTVHSSQFTVKDIEKQIDFDGLSKDIKTAVRFLDNSIDVNKYPLPAIEAMHKGNRKIGLGVMGWADMLILMGLPYNHKKAFELGEMVMKFMRDESKNASVELARERGVFSNFKGSVYDAPDMPRVRNATTTTIAPTGTLSMVADCLSGIEPLFALAYKKLVLDTELFELNRYFFDIARERGFYSETLKEQVINRGSLHGIKEIPNDVRRLFKTAHEIPFEDHIEMQACFQKFTDNAVSKTINMPHKARREDVERAFMLAYDKGCKGITVFRYGTQKRGTLVRAADTD
- the hisC gene encoding histidinol-phosphate transaminase, giving the protein MKKIRIKSLVSPDIRNLRAYNAKEIPCRVKLDANESPYGFDITDEILKSIKTNRYPDPEAKTLKKIIAKNLRLNPENILFGNGSDELIYYLITVFGGPVLYPVPTFSMYGIISQALGEKRIEVPLDDEFDLNMEEILSVIKKNKPTLIFLSSPNNPTGNCFSSERILKIIADSKGLVIVDEAYQPFSSERGFLPMLNDYKNLVILRTMSKIGFAGLRVGFMIAGKEIINEVNKVRLPFNLNSISQAVAAALLKNPNTIKLHIGLITSEMERLLNELWKIQGIKPYPSEANFILFKVKNSDKIYYRLLKRGVLVRNMKGVVDGCLRVTVGAPGENSAFLKALINVI